The genomic DNA CGGCGACAACGACACCCTCGGCGCCATGTGCCTCGGGCTGATCTGCGCGGACATCTTCATCAACCTGACCTCGGCCGACGGCGTCTTCGACAAGAATCCAGACGGCAACCCGGACGCCAAGCCCATCCCGCTCATCGAGGACATCGCGTCCATGGATCTTGAAGCCATGTGCGACGGCAAGACCAACGTGGGCACGGGCGGCATGTATTCCAAACTGCGCGCGGCCCGTCGGGCGGCCCAGTTGGGCGTGCCCACCCTGATCGTTTCGGGCAAGGGCCAGTTCGACATCCTAGCCGTGTTGAACGGCGGCGCGGGCGGAACCCTCGTCCTGCCCGACGACCGGGTGGTCTCCAACAAGAAATTCTGGCTGGCCTACCACGACAACCCGTGCGGATCCATTCTGGTGGACGAAGGCGCGGCCAACGCGCTGATGACCAAAGGGACCTCGCTCCTGCCCATCGGCATCACCGAGGTGGAAGGCTGCTTCGACCGGGGAGCCCTCATTTTCATCAAGACCGCGGACGGGAACGAGCTTGGAGTCGGCCAGACAAACTACTCAGCGGACGAACTGCGCCGCATCAAAGGCAAACGCACCGACGAACTGGCTGCCATCATCGGCCCCACGGTCTCCGACGAGGCCGTCCACCGCGACAACATGCTCCTTGACGCGGCCATCTGATGCGCAAAATCTACCTCGACCGCAACCTCCAGTTTGTCTTCGGGGTCACGCTCATGGCCGTGCTCGGGGTGTCGTCCATCATCCCGGCGCTGCCGGACATCATGAAGGGCCTCCATCTCGGGCCGGTGCAGATCGGTCTGGTCATTTCCTCGTTCACCCTGCCGGGAGTGCTCTTCTCACCCCTCGTCGGCATCCTGGCCGACCGCATGGGCCGCAAGGTGCTCCTGGTGCCCTCGCTGTTCATCTTCAGCGGCTTCGGCTTCGCCTGTTTCTTCGCCCAGACCATGCAGCAGCTTCTAATCCTGCGATTCTTCCAGGGAGTGGGAGCGGCGCCGCTGGGCGTGCTCTATTCGACCATGATCGGCGACCTGTACCACGGGCCGGAACGCGGCCAGGCCATGGGCTACAACGCCTCGGTGCTGGCCATGGGCACGGCCGGATACCCCGCCCTCGGCGGGTTCCTGGCGCTGCTCGGCTGGAACTATCCCTTCCTGCTCCCCCTGCTGGCCATCCCCCTCGGACTGGCCATCCTCTTTTTCATGAACACCCCGGAGCCGCAGAAAACCGGTAGCCTCAAGGAATATTTCTCCGACGCCTTCCGCCGAATGAAGACTCGCGAGACCATGGCCCTGTTCGCCACAACCCTGCTGACCTTCATCATCCTGTACGGGCCATTGGTCACCTACCTGCCCATCCTGCTCAGCCACAGGTTCTCGGCCTCTCCGGCGACCATCGGCCTGGTCTTCCTGGTCGCCTCGGGCTTCACGGGCATCGCCTCTTTCCAGCTCGGCAAGCTGACCCAGCGTTTCGGGCAGCGATCCCTGCTCATGGCCGCCGCCGTGCTCTACGGTCTGGCCATGGCGCTCACGCCCTACGCCCCGTCCCTGCTCATGACCATCCCGCCGGTCATCTGTTTCGGCCTGGCCCAGGGGCTGAATATCCCCACGGTCATGACCATGCTGACCACCATCGCCCCCATGGAGCAGCGCGGAGCGTTCATGGCCGCCAACGGCCTGCTCCTGCGCCTGGCCCAGACCATAGCTCCGATGATTATGGGCGGTCTCTACGCCCTGTCCGGCATGAGTGCCGTGTACTGGGGCGGATTCGCCTGCGCCGTCGCCATCCTGGTCCTGGCCCGATTGTGCATCACCAACACCATCCCAACCTCTAATCCTTCGGGAAATTCAAACCGATAAGAGAACATGACCTCCTTCAGATCGCGCCTGCAACACCGCCTCAATCCCCTGCACGTCTATTGCAGACTCCGCTCACTGGGCATGGCCCATCGGGCCGCCATCCTGGTTTCAAACTGCTGGGAACGCGCCCTGTACCGCCACATCCTTTCCTGATCCCCCCTGGTGCCAATGCTTCGGCAGGTGCCGATTTCTTGCCCGCCGCCGCAGGCCATGCCATTATGCTCAAAACAGCATAAGAGGGATAAAAAAACATGCTGATATACTTAGGCTTCGACGACACCGACGATCACGATTCGCCCATTGGCACCGGACGGCTGGTACGGGAATTCGCCAAACTTCTGCCAGAGGGGTACGCTCTGCGGGGCATTGTCCGCCATCAGCTCCCCCGGCTGCGCGACATCCCCTTCACCTCCAACAACAGCTCGGCCTGCGCTCTGATCGACATGAGCGCGGACCTGTCCACGGACCCCCTGCTGGAGCTGGCCGCAAGCCATCTCACCACGCATTGCGCACCAGGCAGCGACCCGGGCCTGTGCATGGCGCGGGAGGATGCCGTCACGCCGGGCATGGTGGAATTCGGCAAACAGGCCACCGCCGCCAAACTGACCCAGGGCGAAGCCATTGACCTGGCACTCCCCATAGAACTGCTCGGCCTGGGCGGGACCAATGACGGGATCATCGGCGCATTGGCCGCTGTGGGGCTGACCCGTTTCGGCTGGTGCGGCCGGTTCATTGAATACGGAAAACTGCGGGATCTGCCCGACGCCATGACCGTTGGGGACCTCTTCGCGGCGGGCATCGACGTGGTCTCCGTGGACCGCGACCCGTTGGTGCCCCGGCCCGGCGACGCCGTTGAAAACGCCGCCTGGATACGGCCCTCCCTGTGGGGAGGAAAGCCCGTGTTGCAGGTTCGCGCCGCCGGATTCGGCGTATGGGAACCGGCCCATGGGAAACGCCCCAAGGCCGGGCACGGCCAGGGAGCGCGCAAAAGAGCGGCTACGGCTCCCGGTATCGCCTGATAAAGGCGTCCAGCTTGTCGCGCTGCCTCTCCATGTGCAGTATCCACGCCTCCAGAACCTCCAACCCCTCCGCCGTCACCGAATAGACCCGCTTGGCCGGGCCGTCTCCCTCCGCGTCCCAGGTGGAGGAAACCAGTCCCTCGTCATCCATTTGGCGCAGGTGCCGGTAGATCATGCCCGGAGGCGCGTCCCCCCGCAAAAAACCATAGTCTCCAATGGACTGAATGAGTTGATATCCATAGGAAGGCCCGCTCCTGAGCGCCATGAGCAGGGAGGGTTGCACGTATCGTTGCGGCTTGGAGCCACCCACTTTTTGCGACATGAATGTAAAGTCCTTCTTGACTATATGTGTTTAAAGGATATATGTTCACTATAGACAATTATCCATCAAGGCACAAGCCAAGGAGGCAACAATGAAGATATTCGTTCGTGAACGTTCGAGAGCTGAAGAAGGCACCAGGAGACCCAGATTCCGCGTGGTCGGCGTCCAGGGCGGCGATCTCAAGATTTACGCCAAGCGTGTGCGCAAGTGCGAACTCAACGCACTGGCAGAGCACACCGGAGCAGAGGTCGTCTACCTCCCGCGCGACGGCGAAGGCGCACACAAGAACGCTTAAAACGGCGAGCGACAGCGCGCCCGCACTTTCCCGGGGACTTCCCCCTCATGTTGACGGCTGCTCCCGCACGAAATCTCACCCCGGGAAAACGAGCAGCCGCATTGCCCCTCATCATATCCGTCCGCCCCGGAACACGTTTTCGGGACGCTTTGCAGCGCGGTTCGCCCGGCAAAAAAACAGCGAAAGCCCCGGCCCTTTATGGGCCGGGGCCTGTTCATGCCGTTTGCGTGATACGCATAACTGGCCGGGAAGCCACGGCTGGGGCGGCTGCCGCCTTTTCGCACGCCCGGCCACAGCGGATCGGGGCCGACCCGAAAGGAACGCAGACCGCGAACGGTCCGCCTCCACGGGTTTGCCGCCGTTCCCTTCCAAACAGGGAAACGGCTAATCCTTGTACACGATGGTCCCCACGTGCTCGCCGTCCAGGGCTGCGTGGAGGTGTTCGGGATGCCTAAGGACATCGATGATCTGGAACGACTTGAGGGTCTTGGCGTTCTTGAGGAAGGTCAGGACCGGACGTTCGACGATCAGATCGTCGAGATCGAGTTCAAGCAGTTCGTCCACGTGAATCCTGTCATAAAACTTGAGGGCATCCCTATCCTTGGCCTTCTTTGGGTCGCTCTCGAACATGCCCTTCTCGTCCTTGAGATAGATAAGCGACTTGGCTCCGATGTTCTCGGCCAGAAGGAACGCACCGGAGTCGGTGCGATGGGGCGGTATGGAACCGTGCTCGGCCGGATGCTCGAAAAAGCCGTAAGGCGGGATGCCGGTGGTGATGGGCAGATAGCCGAGCTGGCAGTACATATGCAACTGCTCAAGGTGCGCGCCGTGGCCGATCATGGCTCCGCCGTGCTTGGCGAGCAGCACCGAGAGCATCTCGGCGTTCTGGGCCGACACCTTGTCGCCGAGCTTGGACAGGACGCCGGTGGGCATCCCCAGGTCCACGCCGATGGAGTAGACGTGACGGGCCCTGGTGCCGCCACCGCACATGAGCAAAATCTTGTGTTTTTCCTTGGCTTTGACCAGTTCATCAAGGATGGGAAAGAGAGCCTTGGCCCCCCGGTCCATGATGGACTGGCCGCCGATCTTGATTACGTTGACGTCCGGCTGCATACGGAAATACTCACCGGCCTCAGTGCTCCTAAGCAGCTTGCGGTCCACCAGCGACTCGCCCATGAGCGGTGTATCGATATGCAGCCTGCCCTTCTCGTCCTTTTCCTTTATCAGCTTGCCCATTCGGTTTTCCTCCGAGGTCTGTTTATGGATTTCAAGCCATTGTACCTGCCCGGAGGAAAATGGCAAGCCGCCGGGCATCAAGCCCGACGGAGCATCATGCCTAAATGTTGATCTTGCCCCGGTTGATGATCCAGGTGAGGCACAATCCCACGCCGAACGCCCAGGCCAGGTTGGAGGCCATGGTGATGCCGAGCATGACCATCATGACGAACAGGCCGGAGCGACTCTGGACATCCTGGATGGTCAGGGCCAACTGCGCACCGGCAAAGAAGAGGAGCATTCCGAGTACGCCCATGGGCAGCAGATGCAGGACGTTTATGGACTGGGCCCCCAGGAATACTGCCAGAGCCACGAACAATCCGCCGATGATGATATTGGACCCTGCCGTGCGTGCTCCGAAGGCGTAGTGTGCGGCCAGCCCGCCCGCGCCGTGGCAGAGCGGCATTCCGCCCACCAGGGCCGAAACCACGTTGGCCAGCCCCATGGAGATGCACAGGGCCCTGTCCGTGACCCGGCGGCTCTCGTTGCCGAAATACTCGAAACTGAGATCCCTGTTGGCAATGACCGCGTTACCCATGGTCATGGGTATCTGCGGAGCGACCAAGGCGAGCAGCGCAAAGCTGAAGTCCGGCAGGGCCGGGATGCCGAAGGGCAGGATTTCCGGGAAATGCAGGCCAGGACGGATAACGGCCAGTTCGCGCCACGCCCCGAAAACAGCCCCGAAAACAACTCCGGCCACTACCACCACAAGCCCGGCCGGGAAACGGTTGCTGCGCAGGAGCAACAGCGCGGCCAACCCGAAAACCACCCCCGTCACCACGGACATGGGCACCGGCCCCAGGGACTGGACGGCGAGAAACGGCTCCACCGCGCCGCGCATAACCTGCAAGGGATTCTTGCCCACGATGAGGTGGACGCCCTTGGCGAGGAGCAGGATGCCGGTGGAAAGCTGCACGCCCCGGATGACCGGCTTGGGCACGAGACGGGCCACCTTGTCGACCAGCCCGGTCCCGCCTAGGAAGAGGAGCATGATGGCCAGGAGAATGCCCGAGGCGGTGATGACCTGGGGCGTAAGGGCCATGGCGATGCCGTACGCCGAAATGACTTTCATGGGCTGCACGGCGATGGGCACCCGGTAATAGGCCCCGCCAATGAGGTACATGAGTCCGACGGCCAGAAACAGTCCGGTGGCCGACAGTCCGTTTATCATTATCATGCCGAAGGCCAGCGGCAGCAACGTGCCCAGGTCGCCCATGGACCCGGCCCATTCCATCCTGTCGAAGCGAATTTTCATAAGCCAGTCTCCCGGTTAATTTCCTCGGACTTTAGGAGGATTTAACAGATTCGGCACAATGCACGCAACCGCAATCTGTTGACTTCCCGCCTTCTTTCCATGACAATTCGTCCCAATTCCGGCACGTTTCCGGCAACCAGGAGCCTTTCATGAAACACGAGTCCATCAGCAAACGGGACATGAAGCGATACCAGCTTCAGGCTAAATCCATCATCGAGACCTTGCCGTTCATTACGGAATTTTACGGCAAAACCATCGTCATCAAGTACGGCGGCAACGCCATGATCGACGAGCACCTGAAGCGCGCCTTCGCCCTCAATATCCTTCTTCTCAAATATATCGGCATCAACCCGGTCGTCGTACACGGCGGCGGGCCGCAGATCGGCCAGATGCTCAAGGCCCTGAACATCGAGTCGCATTTTCGCCAGGGCTACCGGGTCACCGATCAGGCCACCATGGACGTCGTCGAGATGGTCCTGGTGGGCAAGGTCAACAAGGAGATCGTCAATCTCATCAACCTGCATGGCGGCCAGGCCGTTGGACTTTCCGGCAAGGACGGACGGCTCATCACCGCCGAGCCCAAGGAACTGGCCATCGAGAAAAAGGACGCCCCGCCCGAGATCATCGATCTGGGCAAGGTGGGCGAGGTCACTTCGGTGAACACCAAGCTCATCGAATCCCTGCTCGGCGAAGGGTTCATCCCGGTCATCGCGCCCGTGGGCGTGGACGACCATGGCGAGACCTACAACATCAACGCCGACTCCGTGGCCGGAGCCGTGGCCACCGCCCTGGGCGCCAAACGGCTCTATCTGCTGACCGACGTGCCCGGCCTGCTCGACGCCAACGGCGAACTGGTCACGTCCCTGACCGCCAAGGAGGCCTTCGAGGCCATCCGCTCCGGCGTGGTCACCGGCGGCATGATCCCCAAGATCAAATGTTGCCTGGAAGCCGTGGCCGGGGTGGAAAAATCGGCCATCATCGACGGCCGCGTGGAAAACTGCATCCTGCTCGAACTGTTCACCAAATCCGGCATCGGCACGGAAATCGTCTACTAAGCCATGCAGCACGGATTCTTCACCATCATCCCGCGTACCGAGTTCGAGGCGCTGCTGCGGGGCTTCCCCGTCCTCGCGGCCGAGACCGTTAACCTAGCCCGCGCGGCAGGACGCGTCCTGGCCGACAACCTGATCGCGCCGCATGACTGGCCCCTGCTCGACCGCTCGTGCATGGACGGTTATGCGGTGAACGCCCGCGACGCATTCGGGGCCGGGGAATCCAACCCGGGCTACCTGGAATGCGTGGCCGCCCTGCCTATCGACAAGTTGCCGGACATCGCCCTCAATCCCGGGGAATGCGCGCGCATCGCCACGGGCGGCGTGCTGCCCGAGGGCACGGACGCCGTGGTCATGGTCGAGCACACCCAGGCCATGCAGGACGGACACGAGGGCGGAACCATCGAGATCAGGAAAAGCGTGGCCCCCTTCGACAACGTCATGCAACGCGGAGAAGACGCCCGCAAGGACGCCGTGGCCCTGCCCGCCGGAACGCCCCTGCGCCCGCAGGAAATCGGCCTTGCCGCAGCCCTGGGTTTTGAAAATCTTTCCCTGCGCAAACGCCCCAGGGTGGGCATCCTGTCCACGGGCGACGAGCTGATTCCCGTCAGCGAAATTCCCGAACCGGGCCAAGTGCGGGACGTGAACACCCACACCGTGGCCGCCCTAGTGGAACAGGCGGGCGGCATCGCCGTTCCCTACGGCATCATCAAGGACGATCTGGAAAGCCTGAGCCGCGCTCTGCAAACGGCCCTGGCCGAGAACGACGCGGTTCTCCTGTCCGGCGGAAGTTCCATCGGCGTGCGCGACCTGACGGTTCAGGCCATCGAGGCCATGGACGATGCCGAGATACTGGCGCACGGAGTGGCCATAAGCCCCGGCAAGCCGACCATTCTCGGCCGCGTGGACGGCAAACCCGTGCTGGGACTGCCCGGACAGGTGACGTCGGCCCTGGTGGTGGTCCACGTCCTGATTCTGCCGCTCATCCGTCACCTTCAGGGCGACCCGAACGCCTTTTCCCAGTCAAAACGCTGCCTGCGCCAGGCGAAGCTCGCCCGCAACGTGGCTTCCAAGCCCGGCCGCGAGGACTATGTGCGCGTCAGGCTGGAGGAACGCGACGGCGAACCGCCCCTGGCCCATCCGGTGCTCGGCAAGTCGGGTCTGCTGCGAACCATTGTCCAGGCCGACGGGCTGGCCACTATCCCGGCCGAGTCCGAAGGGCTGTACGCCGACGAGTTGATTGATGTGTGGATTGTCTAACAGCCTTAGACTGTTGACTTTCGATTAAAATCCGTCTTCCTGGCCGTCCAGCTCGTATATCTTCCAGCCGCCGGTTCCCTTCATAACCACGAAGACCGAGTCCTCTTCCAGGTTCCGGTCGAGCTTGCCCACCTGAACGCGGTAGGTCCCGAAGACCCGGACCTCGGCCACATCCTTGTCCATATAGACCAATTCGAAGCCGAGCCCGGACGGGTCCACTTTGGCCGTGCGCAACTGCTTGAAGGTTCCCCGCTGGCGTTGAATTTCCTTGAAGACCTCGAACTGAAAATCGAACATGTCGCGCACGTGCGGCGCGAACAGAAGATGGTAGTCGTCGTCAAGGGACGTCTGCTTGACGTAAAAATCGCGGAGCAGCTCCTGTATTTCCGAGGGCACCGGATTGGATGTGTCCGCTGGCGGAATCTGAGGCACGAACGTACCATCCGCCGTGGCATCGCTTTCCGGCACGGCCATCAGCGTCAGATACAACTTGACCTCGGACACGGCCAGCTTCATGCGCGCCAGGGGCACGCCTTGGGGAAACACGGAATCCACCACGATCCGGATGGACTTGGCCGGCCTGCCCGGACACCGGATGACCTGCTCGCCTTTTTCGTCGCGCAGCCAAAAGGGAAACTCCCAGCCGTCGGGATAGACGATCCTCCCCGAACGGATGCGCCGAAACTTCTCGAACTCCCCTGCACCCTGGTTGCCGTTGTAGATGCCCAATCCCGTGACCCGCACCGGCATCTCGAAGGAAAACTCCATCCATTGACCCTCGCCCGCGGATACGCTGCCCCCGGCCCATGCCGTGGACGGATCGCCGTCCATGAGGTTTCCGGGCGCATACTTGAACTCAAGGTCCACCTTGAAACTGGACACGGCCACATTCACGTTCAAGGCGAATGCGGGGCCGCAGCAAAAAAGGAATAACAACAGGACGGACGACAGGATGACAAAAGGGAAAGGACGCTGCATGAGCGCACCCATAGCACAACCGTCCGCTCCCAGTCCCGCAGAAAAACGGCTCTTCCCGGGTGGCAGGACGGCCGCTCCCATACAAAGACGGCACGCGGAGGAATTCATAGGCCACAAAAAAGGGAGCCCGTAAGGACTCCCCCGTTTTTTCGGCGAATGCCTGTCCGCTAGTAGCGGTAGTGATCGGGCTTGAAGGGACCTTCGACGTCCACGCCGATGTAGTCCGCCTGCGCCTTGGTGAGCTTTTCCAGCTTGACGCCGAGACGGGCCAGATGGAGACGGGCAACTTCCTCGTCGAGCTTTTTGGGCAGGATCATGACCTTGGGCTCGTAGTCGTTCTTGGCCAGATCGATCTGAGCCAGGGCCTGGTTGGTGAAGGAGTTGGACATGACGAAGCTCGGGTGGCCGGTGGCGCAGCCGAGGTTCACCAGACGGCCTTCGGCCAGGATGATGATGGAGCGGCCGGACTCCAGGGTCCACTTGTCCACCTGCGGCTTGACGACCTTCCTGATGCAGGCCGGATTCTTCTCCAGGTAGATCATCTCAATCTCGGAGTCGAAGTGGCCGATGTTGCAAAGGATCGCCTCGTCCTTCATCTTCTCCATGTGCTCGCCGGTGACGACATGGTAGTTGCCGGTGCAGGTGACGAAGATGTCGCCACGGGAAGCGGCGTCATCCATGGTGGTCACTTCGTACCCTTCCATGGCGGCCTGCAGGGCGCAGATGGGGTCGATCTCGGTGATGAGGACGCGAGCGCCGAAGCCGCGCATGGACTGGGCGCAGCCCTTGCCCACGTCGCCGTAACCGACCACGACCACGACCTTGCCCGCGACCATGACGTCGGTGGCGCGCTTGATGCCGTCAGCCAGGGACTCGCGGCAACCGTAGAGGTTGTCGAACTTGGACTTGGTCACGGAGTCATTGACGTTGATGGCCGGGAAAAGCAGCTCGCCAGCACGCTGCATCTCGTAGAGGCGATGCACGCCGGTGGTGGTTTCCTCGGAAACGCCGCGCACCTTCTTGGCGATCTCGGTCCACTTGGTGGGGTTGGCTTTCACCGAAGCGCCCAGGCGGTCCATGATGATCTGGAACTCGTGGACATCGTATTCCTTGTCCGCGAGGGACGGATCGGCCTCGACCTTGACGCCCTGGTGAATGAGCAGGGTGGCGTCGCCGCCGTCGTCCACGATGAGGTCCGGGCCGGAGCCATCGGGCCAGGTCAGGGCCTGTTCGGTGCACCACCAGTATTCTTCGAGGGTCTCGCCCTTCCAGGCGAAGACTTTGGCCATGCCGGACTCCGCGATGGCGGCAGCGGCATGATCCTGGGTGGAAAAGATGTTGCAGGACGCCCAGCGGATATCCGCGCCCAGCTCATACAGGCACTTGATGAGCATGGCGGTCTGGATGGTCATGTGCAGGGATCCCGTGACCTTCAGCCCCTTGAGCGGCTTTTCCTTGCCGTACTTGTCGATGATGGCCATGAGGCCGGGCATTTCGCGCTCGGAGAGCTGCATCTCCATGCGGCCCCACTCGGCCAGCGACATGTCGGCCACTTTGATCTCGCATTTGGGATCGACGGGCATGACGTTCTTGGACATGAATACCTCCAACTAATGGATTGGATTGTTATCGTTTTTCAGCCTCGTACAGGACTACGACGAGGCCCATATTGACCTCAAATTCAGTAACGGAGCGGACGT from Pseudodesulfovibrio thermohalotolerans includes the following:
- the proB gene encoding glutamate 5-kinase, encoding MTKSRITRDNLLDDVRRVVIKVGSAVITTGDGLNNAAINRLADQISILSDKGLDVVLVSSGAVAAGKQRILERTRRQRHNGKDMASRQAASSVGQGRLMHDYDEAFARHGKVTAQVLLTRSGLKLRERFLNARNTMERLLEWGVIPIVNENDTVSTRELEFGDNDTLGAMCLGLICADIFINLTSADGVFDKNPDGNPDAKPIPLIEDIASMDLEAMCDGKTNVGTGGMYSKLRAARRAAQLGVPTLIVSGKGQFDILAVLNGGAGGTLVLPDDRVVSNKKFWLAYHDNPCGSILVDEGAANALMTKGTSLLPIGITEVEGCFDRGALIFIKTADGNELGVGQTNYSADELRRIKGKRTDELAAIIGPTVSDEAVHRDNMLLDAAI
- a CDS encoding MFS transporter, yielding MRKIYLDRNLQFVFGVTLMAVLGVSSIIPALPDIMKGLHLGPVQIGLVISSFTLPGVLFSPLVGILADRMGRKVLLVPSLFIFSGFGFACFFAQTMQQLLILRFFQGVGAAPLGVLYSTMIGDLYHGPERGQAMGYNASVLAMGTAGYPALGGFLALLGWNYPFLLPLLAIPLGLAILFFMNTPEPQKTGSLKEYFSDAFRRMKTRETMALFATTLLTFIILYGPLVTYLPILLSHRFSASPATIGLVFLVASGFTGIASFQLGKLTQRFGQRSLLMAAAVLYGLAMALTPYAPSLLMTIPPVICFGLAQGLNIPTVMTMLTTIAPMEQRGAFMAANGLLLRLAQTIAPMIMGGLYALSGMSAVYWGGFACAVAILVLARLCITNTIPTSNPSGNSNR
- a CDS encoding helix-turn-helix transcriptional regulator, whose product is MSQKVGGSKPQRYVQPSLLMALRSGPSYGYQLIQSIGDYGFLRGDAPPGMIYRHLRQMDDEGLVSSTWDAEGDGPAKRVYSVTAEGLEVLEAWILHMERQRDKLDAFIRRYREP
- a CDS encoding amino acid kinase family protein; translation: MGKLIKEKDEKGRLHIDTPLMGESLVDRKLLRSTEAGEYFRMQPDVNVIKIGGQSIMDRGAKALFPILDELVKAKEKHKILLMCGGGTRARHVYSIGVDLGMPTGVLSKLGDKVSAQNAEMLSVLLAKHGGAMIGHGAHLEQLHMYCQLGYLPITTGIPPYGFFEHPAEHGSIPPHRTDSGAFLLAENIGAKSLIYLKDEKGMFESDPKKAKDRDALKFYDRIHVDELLELDLDDLIVERPVLTFLKNAKTLKSFQIIDVLRHPEHLHAALDGEHVGTIVYKD
- a CDS encoding putative sulfate/molybdate transporter, translated to MKIRFDRMEWAGSMGDLGTLLPLAFGMIMINGLSATGLFLAVGLMYLIGGAYYRVPIAVQPMKVISAYGIAMALTPQVITASGILLAIMLLFLGGTGLVDKVARLVPKPVIRGVQLSTGILLLAKGVHLIVGKNPLQVMRGAVEPFLAVQSLGPVPMSVVTGVVFGLAALLLLRSNRFPAGLVVVVAGVVFGAVFGAWRELAVIRPGLHFPEILPFGIPALPDFSFALLALVAPQIPMTMGNAVIANRDLSFEYFGNESRRVTDRALCISMGLANVVSALVGGMPLCHGAGGLAAHYAFGARTAGSNIIIGGLFVALAVFLGAQSINVLHLLPMGVLGMLLFFAGAQLALTIQDVQSRSGLFVMMVMLGITMASNLAWAFGVGLCLTWIINRGKINI
- the argB gene encoding acetylglutamate kinase, translating into MKRYQLQAKSIIETLPFITEFYGKTIVIKYGGNAMIDEHLKRAFALNILLLKYIGINPVVVHGGGPQIGQMLKALNIESHFRQGYRVTDQATMDVVEMVLVGKVNKEIVNLINLHGGQAVGLSGKDGRLITAEPKELAIEKKDAPPEIIDLGKVGEVTSVNTKLIESLLGEGFIPVIAPVGVDDHGETYNINADSVAGAVATALGAKRLYLLTDVPGLLDANGELVTSLTAKEAFEAIRSGVVTGGMIPKIKCCLEAVAGVEKSAIIDGRVENCILLELFTKSGIGTEIVY
- a CDS encoding molybdopterin molybdotransferase MoeA — its product is MQHGFFTIIPRTEFEALLRGFPVLAAETVNLARAAGRVLADNLIAPHDWPLLDRSCMDGYAVNARDAFGAGESNPGYLECVAALPIDKLPDIALNPGECARIATGGVLPEGTDAVVMVEHTQAMQDGHEGGTIEIRKSVAPFDNVMQRGEDARKDAVALPAGTPLRPQEIGLAAALGFENLSLRKRPRVGILSTGDELIPVSEIPEPGQVRDVNTHTVAALVEQAGGIAVPYGIIKDDLESLSRALQTALAENDAVLLSGGSSIGVRDLTVQAIEAMDDAEILAHGVAISPGKPTILGRVDGKPVLGLPGQVTSALVVVHVLILPLIRHLQGDPNAFSQSKRCLRQAKLARNVASKPGREDYVRVRLEERDGEPPLAHPVLGKSGLLRTIVQADGLATIPAESEGLYADELIDVWIV
- a CDS encoding discoidin domain-containing protein yields the protein MSSFKVDLEFKYAPGNLMDGDPSTAWAGGSVSAGEGQWMEFSFEMPVRVTGLGIYNGNQGAGEFEKFRRIRSGRIVYPDGWEFPFWLRDEKGEQVIRCPGRPAKSIRIVVDSVFPQGVPLARMKLAVSEVKLYLTLMAVPESDATADGTFVPQIPPADTSNPVPSEIQELLRDFYVKQTSLDDDYHLLFAPHVRDMFDFQFEVFKEIQRQRGTFKQLRTAKVDPSGLGFELVYMDKDVAEVRVFGTYRVQVGKLDRNLEEDSVFVVMKGTGGWKIYELDGQEDGF
- the ahcY gene encoding adenosylhomocysteinase, producing MSKNVMPVDPKCEIKVADMSLAEWGRMEMQLSEREMPGLMAIIDKYGKEKPLKGLKVTGSLHMTIQTAMLIKCLYELGADIRWASCNIFSTQDHAAAAIAESGMAKVFAWKGETLEEYWWCTEQALTWPDGSGPDLIVDDGGDATLLIHQGVKVEADPSLADKEYDVHEFQIIMDRLGASVKANPTKWTEIAKKVRGVSEETTTGVHRLYEMQRAGELLFPAINVNDSVTKSKFDNLYGCRESLADGIKRATDVMVAGKVVVVVGYGDVGKGCAQSMRGFGARVLITEIDPICALQAAMEGYEVTTMDDAASRGDIFVTCTGNYHVVTGEHMEKMKDEAILCNIGHFDSEIEMIYLEKNPACIRKVVKPQVDKWTLESGRSIIILAEGRLVNLGCATGHPSFVMSNSFTNQALAQIDLAKNDYEPKVMILPKKLDEEVARLHLARLGVKLEKLTKAQADYIGVDVEGPFKPDHYRY